The proteins below are encoded in one region of Peptoniphilus sp. GNH:
- a CDS encoding phage portal protein — MTAVYSCVRVLAETLAGLPLHLYKRGDSNSKEKAKDHVIYFLLHDEPNTEMTSFVFRETLMTHLLLWGNAYAQIIRNGRNEVIGLYPLMPNKMTVMRSEDGEIFYKYNHKSEEVYLLKEDILHIPGLGFDGLIGYSPITMAKNAIGMAMACEDYGASFFQNGAQPGGVLEHPGIIKDPERVRASWNAAFQGPKNANKVAVLEEGMKYQPIAIAPSEAQFLETRKFQLNEIARIFRIPPHMIGDLERSSFSNIEQQSLEFVKYTLDPWIVRWEQSLERALLTNKEKESYFIKFNLDGLLRGDYESRMNGYAVGRQNGWMSANDIRELENLDRISAEEGGDLYLVNGNMLPLDKAGSFYQQKGEETSPNEEQ; from the coding sequence ATGACGGCAGTTTATTCATGTGTGAGAGTCCTTGCTGAAACATTAGCTGGACTTCCTCTTCATTTATATAAAAGGGGAGATTCAAACTCAAAAGAAAAAGCTAAAGACCACGTCATATATTTTCTTTTACACGATGAACCAAATACTGAGATGACATCATTTGTATTTAGAGAAACATTAATGACTCATCTTCTACTTTGGGGTAATGCCTACGCTCAGATAATTCGTAACGGAAGAAATGAGGTAATTGGACTTTATCCATTAATGCCAAACAAAATGACTGTTATGAGAAGTGAAGATGGAGAAATCTTTTATAAATACAATCACAAATCAGAAGAAGTTTATCTCTTAAAAGAAGATATCCTTCATATACCTGGACTTGGTTTTGATGGCCTTATTGGATACTCGCCAATTACAATGGCAAAGAATGCAATTGGTATGGCTATGGCTTGCGAAGATTATGGAGCGTCATTCTTCCAAAATGGAGCACAACCAGGTGGAGTTTTAGAGCATCCAGGAATTATTAAAGACCCAGAAAGAGTTAGAGCGTCATGGAATGCTGCCTTTCAGGGACCTAAGAACGCCAACAAAGTGGCTGTACTTGAAGAAGGGATGAAGTATCAACCCATAGCTATAGCACCAAGTGAGGCCCAGTTTTTGGAAACAAGAAAGTTTCAGTTAAATGAGATAGCAAGAATTTTTAGAATACCACCTCATATGATTGGAGACTTGGAGAGATCGTCATTTTCAAATATAGAACAGCAGTCACTTGAATTTGTTAAATACACTCTTGATCCTTGGATTGTTCGTTGGGAACAATCCTTAGAAAGAGCACTACTAACAAATAAAGAAAAAGAATCCTACTTTATTAAATTCAACCTTGATGGACTTCTAAGAGGAGACTATGAGTCAAGAATGAATGGATATGCTGTAGGAAGACAGAATGGGTGGATGAGTGCAAATGACATAAGAGAATTAGAAAATCTTGATAGAATCTCGGCTGAAGAAGGCGGTGACTTATATCTTGTAAATGGAAATATGCTACCACTTGATAAGGCAGGTAGTTTTTATCAGCAGAAAGGAGAAGAAACAAGTCCTAATGAAGAACAATAA
- a CDS encoding phage major capsid protein: MNLKELMEKRTKSWDEAKKFAESKKDENGLMSDEDFKTYEEMERTIENYTREIERKKREEEMDKSLEKPTTQALTNEPTTFNEEDKPMRARNVYKKSMMKALRTNFRDISNELKVGTDESGGYLVPEEMEADIVNGLEDENIVRKLATKVQTSGLHKINIAATKPAALWVEEGGQLTFGDGTFDQVALDAHKLHVGIKVTEELLYDAAFNLEKYITEEFTRALANAEEDAFLNGDGVNKPTGIFDSKKGGELGLTTKAQTITADELIDLVYSLDRPYRKRAAFILNDATVAQIRKLKDVNGAYIWQPSLKDGEPDRLLGYPAYTSAFAPKTEKGKLAVAFGDFSYYKIGDRGNRSFQDLKELFAGNGMVGFLGKERVDGILVLREAVKLLKIGATA; encoded by the coding sequence ATGAATTTAAAAGAACTAATGGAAAAGAGAACTAAATCTTGGGATGAGGCAAAGAAATTTGCTGAATCTAAGAAAGATGAAAATGGTCTAATGTCTGATGAAGATTTTAAGACATATGAAGAGATGGAAAGAACTATAGAGAATTATACTCGTGAAATCGAAAGAAAGAAGAGGGAAGAAGAAATGGATAAATCCTTGGAAAAACCTACTACTCAAGCACTGACAAATGAACCTACTACTTTTAATGAAGAAGATAAACCAATGAGAGCAAGAAATGTCTATAAGAAATCTATGATGAAGGCATTAAGAACTAACTTTAGAGATATTTCTAATGAATTAAAAGTAGGCACAGATGAAAGTGGTGGATATTTAGTTCCAGAAGAAATGGAAGCAGATATTGTAAATGGTCTTGAAGATGAAAATATTGTAAGAAAACTTGCTACAAAAGTTCAAACTTCTGGACTTCATAAAATTAACATTGCAGCTACAAAGCCAGCAGCCCTATGGGTAGAAGAAGGTGGCCAACTTACTTTCGGAGATGGTACATTCGACCAAGTAGCACTTGATGCGCATAAACTTCATGTTGGGATTAAAGTTACTGAAGAACTTTTATATGATGCGGCCTTTAATTTAGAAAAATACATCACTGAAGAATTTACTAGAGCACTAGCAAATGCTGAAGAGGATGCTTTCTTAAATGGCGATGGAGTAAATAAACCTACAGGAATCTTTGACTCTAAAAAGGGTGGAGAACTTGGCCTAACAACAAAGGCTCAAACAATTACGGCAGATGAACTAATTGACTTAGTTTACTCCCTAGATAGACCATATAGAAAGAGAGCAGCCTTCATTTTAAATGATGCAACAGTTGCTCAAATTAGAAAGCTTAAAGATGTTAATGGTGCATATATTTGGCAACCATCTCTTAAAGATGGAGAACCAGACAGACTTTTAGGATATCCTGCCTATACATCTGCCTTTGCTCCTAAAACTGAAAAAGGAAAACTTGCTGTAGCCTTTGGCGATTTTTCTTATTACAAGATTGGAGATAGAGGAAATAGGTCTTTCCAAGACTTAAAGGAACTATTTGCTGGAAACGGTATGGTTGGTTTCTTAGGCAAGGAAAGAGTTGATGGAATCCTTGTTTTAAGAGAGGCAGTTAAACTTTTAAAAATTGGTGCTACTGCCTAA
- a CDS encoding Clp protease ClpP — MKNNKIFWNWKKDSNELYIDGVIAEESWFDDEITPRLFFEELKNKSGDITVWINSPGGDCIAASRIYTMLLEHKGNVTIKIDGLAASAASVIAMAGTEVLMSPTSLMMIHNPLTVAIGDSKEMQKAIDMLKEVKESIINAYEIKTGLSREEISNLMDGETWFDKNKAIEMGFCDGTLADKRKDEKVTNMVFSRRAVTNLLLTKINKEVKTHSMSEIEERLNKIKNTWR; from the coding sequence ATGAAGAACAATAAAATATTTTGGAACTGGAAAAAGGATTCAAATGAACTCTATATAGATGGAGTTATTGCAGAAGAGTCTTGGTTTGATGATGAAATCACTCCAAGGCTCTTTTTTGAAGAATTAAAAAACAAAAGTGGAGACATAACTGTATGGATCAACTCCCCTGGTGGAGATTGTATAGCTGCATCAAGAATTTACACCATGCTTTTAGAACACAAGGGAAATGTGACCATTAAGATTGATGGGCTTGCAGCATCAGCAGCATCAGTCATTGCCATGGCAGGAACTGAAGTGCTGATGAGTCCAACATCATTAATGATGATTCATAACCCCTTAACTGTAGCTATTGGTGACTCAAAAGAAATGCAAAAAGCTATAGACATGTTAAAGGAAGTCAAGGAATCAATCATCAATGCTTATGAGATTAAGACAGGTTTGTCCAGAGAAGAGATTTCTAACCTAATGGATGGAGAGACTTGGTTTGATAAGAACAAGGCTATTGAGATGGGTTTTTGTGATGGTACTCTCGCCGACAAAAGAAAAGATGAAAAAGTTACGAACATGGTCTTTTCAAGACGAGCAGTCACAAACTTGCTCTTAACAAAGATAAATAAAGAAGTAAAGACTCACTCAATGAGTGAGATAGAAGAAAGATTAAACAAAATTAAAAACACTTGGAGGTAA